In Synchiropus splendidus isolate RoL2022-P1 chromosome 15, RoL_Sspl_1.0, whole genome shotgun sequence, the genomic stretch AGGATCAGTCATGTAGTTAAAATGGATCCGTTTCAGTTACTGGCGACGCTTGTGCAGTAGATGCGTTCCGTCCAGTTGCAATCATatgatatatacacacacacacacacatatatatatatcgatacCTTTGACGTGTATTTGGCAGACAAACTGCCGATATATATccttcctatatatatatatatatatatatatatatatatatatatatatataccaatgTTCTCCTACCTTTGACCCGATTCTATGTGTTTGCACAGCGTGTCGTCCAGCTCCATCAGACAATAGTCGCCGGAGGAGACGTTCTCGCTGAAAGACAGGCAGTGGATGGTTCTCTGAAGATCCTCCTCCTTCAGCTTGGCGACCTGCAGTGTCGCCTGGACTTCCTCTAACGTTCTCATGCTGGACGATCCACTCTGACAGCTCGACtctgctgaagtggtgacttGTGTTGGTGACTTATCAAATTTCCCCGCGTTCTCGCTCCCAGCCGCCGGAAGGAAGTGACATCGGTGTAGCGTCAAAACAAATCCGAGTATAATCAAGCGCTTGACCGGTGAGCGAACTTTATTCCGAATTCAAGTTTACCTCAACACGTCACTTTGAGTATAATTTGGTAACTGTTAGTCAAACAACTAAAAAAAGTGCCTTGTATGAGGTAGTCACTTTGTTTAAAGGGGAAAATAAAATGCGGAACGACTTTATCCGGCGATGTTTCCGACGGGAGATTATATCGTTGCAACGTCTCACGTTTGGGGTCAAACATCTCGAGGATGAGCTCACAGCGGTGGTGAAATGTCGAATTTTTCTCGGTCCGCCCAGGTGATGTttgttcacattgtttttgttgagcGTGCGACAGCTGTGACCATTAGCTTGCTAGCGCGAGACGGGAATTGAAGAGTTTTATTTACGTGTTCACTGGTTCTTATACGTCAGACCTGCCCACAGCTATTTCTATTATCCATCGCCTCACAGCATTCTCGACGTCATTTTACTCGCGTGCTGATGCATTGCGTCAATTAAACTGTTTCCTGAATCAATATTAACTCGGGATTGCGTCAATAGTTCACCATTTAAATACACTACCAGCTCTTTTATAACGTTTCATGCGGATATTTACCTCTCACACGTGTAGTGTGAGATTGTATTGTCCGAAACCTGTCTGACCTCACTACGTTCACAGGCAGGACGTTTCATGGGTTTATTGAAACTCCTCTATCTTCCAGCAATGGGCCACTTTTGCTCGCTCCTGGTTCCTGATCGATGCCAGAATGCAGCCTCCGGGGAAAATAGCTGCAATGTGCTCCGTGCGGTTGCAGGGCAAGCACAAGCCCATCTACCATGCGATCAGTGAGTCCTGTGCTGGCTGCTGCTCGCTCTCACCCggtgtttcttcttcatgagtGTCCCTTCTGGGGCGAcctccttcttcatcctcctccagtcacaccttcattGTCATGAACCTCATCGCTGGTcaacatccttggtccaactctgtcgctcctctccatgtgtctgaCTTGGTCTCTGAACTTGTCCCTCAGACTGACTCATGACAACATGAGTCTGTGATATTCAGCGTGTTTGTCGCCCTCCCAGGTGACTGCGGTGACCACGTGGTGGTAATAAACAGCCGGGAAATTGCTTTCTCTGGAAATAAATGGGAACAGAAAGTCTACTCATCGCACACGGGGTGAGATCACAACTCCCTCTGTTGAGGTTTACGTTGTAGTTATTAAGACAGATTATTAAAGTGAGTTTTGAGCCAAGTGCGTCATCAACTCCATCACTTACTTCATGAATGTGTTTCTCTGCGCCGCAGTTATCCTGGTGGCTTCAAGCAGGTCACAGCTGCGCAGCTGCATCACAAAGACCCCAAAGCTGTAAGTCTGCTGCGGCAGTGCTTCAGAGCCTTGAGGCGGAATGTGAAGTCGACCGAGCAGAGTGTAACTCCTTCACTGCAAAGCTGCCTTCTAACGTGGGTCGTCCTCCACAGATTGTGAAGTTGGCGGTGTACGGCATGTTGCCGAAGAACCTGCACCGACGCACCATGATGCAGCGGCTGCACATCTTCACAGATGAGGTGAGTGAGCGCCGCCTTCGGGTCCTGACCTGCACCTGTCAAGTCTGTTGGTTGTTGCCCGGGAATCCAGCGTGTTGCTCTCACGCCTCTCTCCAGGAGCTGCCGGACGACATCCGAGCCAACCTGACAGAGGAGCTTCCTCAGCCGCGAGAGATCCCCCGCAAGCTGAGCGAGTACACGCCGGAGGAGGTGGACGCCTTCCCCCGCCTCTGGACGCCGTAAGTCTGCTCGCCTCCTCATCTCTGCTGTGGCGTGAAcatggagtggagtggagtgaCTGTGGCTTTCAGATTTTATTTGGGGGGGATAATGTCTTAAATATtcagatatttttaaattataaacATAGTCGTGTCTCCTGTACAGTTTGTCACAAAAGAGTTGTAACACCTCTATTCGACCCGAAGGGGGCAGCATTGCCAGAGGAACGCGTACTGACTGTTTCGCTTTAGTTTCCTCGGTGAACACGTCCCAGCTCTGTCGAACTCAGCTGATCTGAGGTCTGTGAGTGACCATCAAACTGAGTCTGACCACAGCTGGATGCTGACTTCACCGCAGGGACCAAGGTCTTGCTGCAGTGTGGAGGGCTTCGAGgagctgcaggtcacatgactggtgtTGCTGCAGGAGATTCTCATTTATTAAAGGCTGAGGTGCAGCGGAGCTCAGATGGTGGCGGTTTGGTTCTAGGGTGTGGGGGGTGGCGGCGTGTTGCTGTGATGAACAGTCGTCAGCGCTGTGACAACGGTGTAGGACCCTAGAATACAAATGTCACCGCTCATTTTGGGGAAGTTGGCGCCGGCTGTCAGCAGCGAGAGCATCTGTTATTTGTCATAATCATATTCATGACTTTCTGAGCTGCGAGATTGAACTGACACCTCGACCCGCCGCCGTGGTGGTGTCGCGGCGCCACGCTGCCTCTGACTTCGCCTGTCGGCAGCGTCTTTGTGTGCAGCTCCACGCATCCGTCCGCCCGTTGCCCGGGAGATTTGGGTCAGAAGCCCAGCTCCAGCTACTGCAGGAGGGAAACAAGCCTCCTGGAGTAGAGTGTCAGAGCTGACCAACAGGGGGCGTTCAGAGCTCTGGGCCCCTGGACACACCCTCTCCAGGTTTCTGGGGCTCTTTTCTCAGATTGCTGCCCCCTTGACCCTTCCTCATATGAGTCAAGGAACTCGGCACTTAAAAGCGCTACCTGTCAGATCCGGGTCTGGCGGGACCCGCATCCCGGCCCCGGCAGGTCTCTCTGGGTCGCCTCAGTTCCGACGCGTCAAGAGGCCGGATGTATCTCCCGCAGTGCGGACTGCTGCTGCCAGCCTGTGAGCTGACCAACCGGCTCCTTGTGCACTGGTGCACAACCGTCTGTGGGTGGTCTTCAAGGTCAAACCCATCTTAGCTTGTTTAACActtgctgccacacacacacacatcagcatcAACGTGGGGAACCACAGGTGCAACGTGCAACACTGGCTCCGGATGTTGAGGGCTTTCACGTTGCTTCATTTCATCAGCAGCTTCTGTTGGAAGGTCAACCTTCACAGGGGTCAatagaggtcacatgactctcttCAAAGGGTTGACGCTCATGCCAGACCAGAGAGGATTATGGGATGTGCTTCCAAAGGAGCCGTTAGAGTTGTAATGGCTGATGATTGTTTTCTCCTGCCAGCGCAGCATCAGAGCGTGATGGTATCTGCGGCGCTAATCTGcctgaaatgaaagtgaagcgTTGCAGCCAGAGTGTGgcgtgttttcattttctgaaccaaGATTGGATCAGTTGGGCTGCTCAGCCGTCACTTCCTGCATGTTGGCTCTGATCTCTGgcgtctcctctcctcctcagacctGAAGACTACCGCATGAAATGAAGCCGCACCGGGGAGATGACCGGCCGGCAGCGGAGGTCATGTGTGCGgtatcaccatggcaactgtcAACACATCCATCTGAAGCGTGGGTCCAGCGCCGTGGCTGTGTTGATGGAAATGAACTTGTGGAGCGTTCCTGGAGGAGGTCCTCAGAGGTCACGCCTGCCTCGTCTCAGAACAGATTTATTGGTTATAAAAGCAGCAGACAAATAAATAGGTTCATGTGGCCGCGAGACTGtgttgaagagagagagagcgtcgcTGCCTGGGTCCCGACCTCTGGTCAGAAACCTGcagtttttttctcttgtttatCTCTATCATCTGAAAATGGTTGTGTCAGTGGAACAAAAGTCCGTCATCTGTCAGAGCCTCGGAGTGGAGCCTCTGCTGCGCATGGTAGTCCATGCTCTCGGGGCcactgagagctgagccagggTCAGATCCTGGTGGGCTCTTCAGCCAAAGTGGAGCTGAAAAAACATCTGAATCCAAATCTGTGCAGAAGGACACTGAGGCTCTACTCCGAATCTCTGGGGCTGACGGAGCTGGTTAACCTGGTTGGAAGTGTAAACGGCGACGTGAGATGTTCTGGAGACATGCAGCTTGACAGGAACGTGACCCGGAGACACCAGGGACACCACAGAACACCATTAAACATAGATCAGGCACTTTTGGGATTCTCCCCACTGGAATCCAGAAATATGGTACACGTTATTTACACGtcagtgggcggagcctcacCACAGTCTCatggttcagttcagttcagagtgCGGCGCTCAGACGCGCCTCTGTTCCGCGTCCTCGCTCTGATCCATGACAACCACGTCGCGGGAAAACCTCCGGACCACTCCCGGCGACCGCAGCTCCACGTCTTCAGAGTGGGCGGGCCCTGAGCGGTAAGCCTGCCGACCGTGATGCTGCTGCGGCGGGTAGCCCCGGTAGTAGGggtcctcttcctcatcctcctcctcgcctCCCTGGTCGTTGTTGTACGGCGGGTTGTAGGGCTGGTAGCCGCCGTGCGGCAGAGGTCGGACTGGGACGGGAAGAGTCGCGGTCAGTGCGTGAGGAAGACGTCCACCGCCGTCGGTCAGGAGCCGCTGAAGAGTCATGCAACTGCTCGCCCAGGTTAGTGAAAGTTAGTCGTGATTCAGAGAAACTTCCTGCTGCACCAAAGCTTCTTCAGAATCAGGCGACTGGGTGAGAGGGGGCCGGAGACTTTCCACTTGGGGCGAGTTAAGGAAAATGAAGTCCGTTTTTCTGAATAAATGAGACGTTTGCAGGAAATAAACAGCTTCTTTTTGGAGCTGTTTATTCGTCATGAAGAAGGGAAGGTTCTATTTACTGAGATCAATCGAGGCTCTGATTAGAAATGTTCCTCAGAATGAGCAACACATGCAAGTGAGATTTGAACAATAGATTGTatgaaaaacattattttaataagaATCTGCAGTTGAAATGATTTGACTAAATTATTTGTAAAATGGAGCTGAACTGAATGTTAAATGTAGAATGAAACATGATGTAATTCCAAGAAAGAATTAGgttatgtcatttaaaaaaaatacaaaaatatatacacacatatttgAGGCTTTTAAAGCCATTTTTCCTTCAACAACAAAGTCTTTTTACCTGCATGATTAAAATCTACaaagttttgaaaaataaatacgttGTAGCCATTTCAGTTTTAAAAGATCAAATGTGTCCCTTTCCTTGTGGCACAAAGTCTAAAGCCTCCAGTCCTCCTGACTGAAGTTTTTACATCTGATTTATtcagaaaaactgaaaaaccaaAAAGTTATTGTGAAAGCAGAAGTGAAGGAGGATCTTCTCTCTTCCAGAGTCAGTTGTGAGTCAGTTCAACATCCCGTGAGTCAGAGCTGCTCAGGGTTGACAACGATTATCcatcccaaaaaacaaaaaaccacGCGGCGTCATGTGAGGAGGGCGAGTGGAGGAGGGCGCTCAGTAATCATTCCCATAATCCCGTCGAActtgaggaggagagaggagatgTTAGCTCACGGCAGCAGGAGACaccgacacaaacacaccagagaGGAAACACCAGGGACGTGAGGTGAGGGAAGAATGGAGGAGGAGCCCAGCCAGTCAGACCATCAGACACCTCAAGAAAGTTCAGGACTTTCACATCAGCTCCAGCGTCCTGCTGTGCACGGATGTGTTCCTGGGCCTCTGCAGCCAGGAGGTTCTGTCCTCCACCATCAAGCAGTTCTGAGTTTCAGACGAGCCTAAAGGCATTTTGccctgaaaaaaaatctgttctgcCGTCCAGTAAAAGCAGCCCGTCTTGATGGATGAGACGTGACATCATCCCAGACAGATGAGACGTGATCGGGACCCGGGCCAGAGCTCCACATGTTGGGGCTGCGATGGCTCCGGGCAcaatcagagagagagagagagaaagagggaaagagagagtgagagagagagagagagcgagagcacAGGCTTCACTGTGGCGACGCGCACACACCAGGCACAAATGTCCCAGTTAAAGGAGGACGACTATAAACATCAAATTACTCTGACAATTGTCTACAAGAAGCTGGCGCTGAGAAAACAGCAAGTCGGCCGCCGCGACAATAAACCAGGGTTTATGATGGAAGGAGAGCATCAGCCTCGCTGACCACTGGAGGTTTGAAGAAATCACCCTAACCTCAGCAAACATGGCCGACACTCAGCTGTCACTCTTGCAGAGACACTTGTAGATCAACACAGGCGTGTCAGGCGTGCTTTTGGTTGTAAGACACTGTGTAACTTCATTCTGAAACACACGGCTTCCCAGGCCATGTGCAGTGACTCGGGGGGGCGAATTTGGCCCCAGGGCCTCAGGTTGGATGGtgactgtgtttttgtgattgttgttgtgtttatgaGTCTGAGCCTTCGTGTAacgttaatgtgtgtgtgtgatgttgcaCGATGCCGCTGGTCTCACCTCCAACATTGTATCCCATACAAGAGTTCTGGTCACAGTACCCTGGAGCTCCGGCAGGCCCGGTGGAGCCGGGGTTCCCTGGTCTTCCTGGCGTCCCAGGGTTACCAGGGCGACCGGTCGGCCCCTGGCTGCCTGCCCTTCCTTCACCTGGCGACCCTGAAGGTTTGGAGGAGTTTGGAGTCAGTGTGGGCTTCTGGATTCGTCTGAAGATTCTTCATCACCACAACATGCTCTCACAAGAGAACCTGACGCTTCAGTGGAGCTCAGAGTGTGAACGTTATCATCCCCCGGATGCAAAGAGAATGTCAGCAGACATTTCACTCGAACATTTCAGAAGTGGTCGTCTCCAGGTGCATCAATCGATCAACAGACACACCAGGAGAAAGCATCTgctgtggagctgtgtgtgtacctggagGTCCGGGTGGTCCTCGAGGCCCCTGCTGTCCCACCCCTGCACTCCCTCGCTCTCCTTTCTCCCCCGGCAG encodes the following:
- the mrpl13 gene encoding 39S ribosomal protein L13, mitochondrial — protein: MSNFSRSAQQWATFARSWFLIDARMQPPGKIAAMCSVRLQGKHKPIYHAISDCGDHVVVINSREIAFSGNKWEQKVYSSHTGYPGGFKQVTAAQLHHKDPKAIVKLAVYGMLPKNLHRRTMMQRLHIFTDEELPDDIRANLTEELPQPREIPRKLSEYTPEEVDAFPRLWTPPEDYRMK